One Agelaius phoeniceus isolate bAgePho1 chromosome 6, bAgePho1.hap1, whole genome shotgun sequence DNA window includes the following coding sequences:
- the SGPP1 gene encoding sphingosine-1-phosphate phosphatase 1, whose protein sequence is MSLGQRLARLAAHLQDPRKVAAFQRLCGVEGPSGWAGAEQRGPVANGGPAGGQAHPTGNGAVPGAAGTPRRWRRRPRRNSLTEEEDGSQEFATRSRFLYYLFSLGTELGNELFYILFFPFCIWNVDAWLGRRLIIIWVWVMYLGQCTKDVIRWPRPASPPVVKLEVFYNSEYSMPSTHAMSGTAIPLALLLLSYGRWQYPLMFGLILAFCWCSLVCCSRIYMGMHSILDVIAGFLYAILILLIFHPVVDLIDNFNLTYKYAPLIIISLHLALGIFSFTLDTWSTSRGDTAQILGCGAGVACGSHVNYILGLQLDPAPHTLPLSLSSLTVTAFGKAILRLLIGVIVLLLTKVAMKKATIPLACKMFRIPQGDVRRARQRMEVELPYRYITYGMVGFSLMFIVPCLFHFIGLS, encoded by the exons ATGTCTCTCGGCCAGCGCCTGGCCCGGCTGGCCGCCCACCTGCAGGACCCGCGGAAAGTGGCCGCGTTCCAGCGGCTCTGCGGGGTGGAAGGGCCCTCGGGCTGGGCCGGCGCGGAGCAGCGGGGGCCGGTGGCGAACGGTGGCCCCGCGGGCGGGCAGGCGCATCCCACCGGGAACGGGGCCGTGCCCGGCGCGGCGGGAACCCCGCGGCGCTGGAGGAGGAGGCCGCGCCGAAACTCGCTGACGGAGGAGGAGGACGGCAGCCAGGAGTTCGCCACTCGCAGCCGCTTCCTCTACTATCTGTTCAGCCTGGGCACGGAGCTGGGCAACGAGCTCTTCTAcatcctctttttccctttctgcatCTGGAATGTGGACGCCTGGCTGGGCCGGAGGCTCATCATCATCTGGGTGTGGGTGATGTACCTGGGGCAGTGCACCAAAGATGTGATCCGCTGGCCGCGTCCTGCCTCGCCGCCCGTGGTGAAGCTGGAGGTCTTCTACAACTCCGAGTACAGCATGCCCTCCACCCACGCCATGTCGGGCACCGCCATCCCCCTGgcgctcctgctgctcagctaCGGCCGCTGGCAG TATCCCCTCATGTTTGGACTGATCCTGGCATTCTGCTGGTGTTCTTTGGTTTGCTGTAGTCGAATTTATATGGGAATGCATTCAATTTTG GACGTTATTGCTGGATTTCTGTACGCTATTCTTATCCTGCTTATCTTCCATCCAGTTGTGGACCTGATTGACAATTTCAACTTAACTTACAAATATGCACCCTTAATTATCATCAGTCTCCATTTGGCCCTGGGCATCTTCTCTTTCACCCTGGACACGTGGAGCACGTCGCGAGGAGACACGGCTCAGATCCTGGGCTGCGGTGCCGGCGTGGCCTGCGGCTCTCACGTCAACTACATCCTGGGTCTGCAGCTGGAccctgctccccacaccctgccctTGTCCCTGTCCTCCCTCACTGTGACTGCGTTTGGAAAGGCCATCCTGCGCTTGTTGATTGGGGTCATCGTTCTGTTGCTAACAAAAGTGGCCATGAAGAAAGCCACGATTCCTCTGGCGTGCAAAATGTTCCGCATCCCGCAGGGCGACGTGCGGAGAGCCCGGCAGCGCATGGAGGTGGAGCTGCCCTATCGCTACATTACCTACGGAATGGTGGGCTTCTCCCTCATGTTCATTGTTCCTTGCCTCTTCCATTTCATTGGTCTTTCCTGA